The following proteins come from a genomic window of Methanosarcina sp. MTP4:
- a CDS encoding methanogenesis marker 6 protein: MTDVKQEEITKVIVISSDKVLPVDAAMKIYESEFPVTVKETCFGLIVTGPAEDVLMVTEEIRKLDKNHIFVKDRGFPAGDERRCRASRGGGPRPGFHFLREEVRMLPAIGTALDELEVKEPLKKSRGKKDKLKVSELEKIIEAEIAR; encoded by the coding sequence ATGACAGACGTTAAACAGGAAGAAATTACAAAGGTCATCGTAATCAGTTCGGATAAGGTGTTGCCTGTAGATGCAGCCATGAAGATTTACGAATCAGAGTTTCCCGTCACGGTAAAGGAAACCTGTTTCGGGCTGATCGTGACCGGGCCTGCTGAAGATGTCCTGATGGTGACGGAAGAAATCCGGAAACTTGATAAAAACCATATTTTCGTTAAGGACAGAGGATTCCCCGCAGGAGACGAACGGCGCTGCCGTGCATCCCGGGGTGGGGGGCCGAGGCCCGGATTTCATTTCCTCAGGGAAGAAGTGCGGATGCTCCCTGCCATAGGGACTGCACTTGATGAACTCGAGGTAAAAGAACCCTTGAAAAAGAGCCGTGGGAAAAAGGACAAACTTAAGGTATCAGAATTAGAAAAAATCATTGAAGCGGAAATTGCGAGGTGA
- a CDS encoding methanogenesis marker 5 protein: protein MAKIFIYPVNSLILADLVERFGHKPLAVMNQVREKVTNISLDSPPVNITPEDPKIGLRYAAVEVPAGVRGRMSLIGPLIEEAEAAIIVHEPPVDFGCVGCNRTNELMKYLVRSKDIPILELRYPEAEENAQEFVYKIAAFLEALSGEEEK, encoded by the coding sequence TTGGCGAAGATTTTCATTTATCCTGTAAACAGTCTTATCCTTGCGGACCTGGTTGAGCGCTTCGGGCACAAGCCCCTTGCTGTCATGAACCAGGTGCGCGAAAAAGTTACGAATATCAGCCTTGACTCACCCCCGGTCAATATCACCCCCGAAGACCCGAAAATAGGGCTTCGATATGCTGCAGTGGAGGTTCCTGCCGGGGTAAGGGGCAGGATGTCCCTTATCGGTCCCCTGATCGAAGAAGCGGAAGCGGCAATCATTGTACATGAACCTCCCGTGGACTTCGGATGCGTGGGCTGCAACCGCACGAACGAACTTATGAAGTACCTTGTCCGCTCGAAAGATATCCCCATACTTGAGCTCAGGTACCCTGAAGCCGAAGAAAACGCCCAGGAGTTCGTGTACAAAATCGCAGCTTTCCTGGAAGCACTGTCGGGGGAGGAAGAAAAATGA